Genomic window (Roseivirga sp. 4D4):
TTTGGTACAGGCTTTCTTTGAACCAAACACTTATACCAGTACCAATAATACGTACGATATAACCGCTTGGGCGACTCCTTATATGTTAGGCTTAAATGCTTTTGCTACCGAAGTAAAAGTGGATGTTAGTGCGGCTGATATATCTATTCAAGGCCCTGAAGTGATCCTTAACAATTCCACGCCTCCGGCTTATCTGGCCAAGTGGGAAACGCTAGAGGATGCCAAGTTCTTAGCTGAGTTACTCAAGCATGATATTAAACTGCGCTATGCTGTTGAAAGCTTTAATGTGGCTGGTAGAGAATTTAAGCCCGGGACTTTGATAATCACGCGCAAAGGAAATCAGCGCATGAAAGAGCGTTTTGATGAGGTTGTCAAAGCCTCCGCTGTCAAGTTCAACCGTAGTCTTTATACCACACCGACTACCTTTGTGGATGCCGGAAAGGACTTTGGGTCTAATAATGTTCCTTTTATTCAAAAGCCAAAAATACTCGCTCTTCGGGGTGACGGTGTTTCTTCTCTTGGCTTTGGTGAATTCTGGTATTTCATGGAGCAAGAACTAAACTACCCAATCACTATGGTGGATACCGATGACTTCAGATCGATTGACCTTGACAACTATAACGTGATTGTAATGCCTTCCGGATCTTACGGTAGAGTGCTCAACGAAAGTGGAATGAATAGCTTGAAATCTTGGGTTCGTAGTGGAGGAAAGGTTATCGCATTAGACCGTGCCATTAATAGTTTTGCAGGCAAAGATGGCTTTCAGTTAAAAAGAAACGATGAAGACAGTAAGCCTGCTAAAAAGACCGCTGAAGAAAAAGAGAAAGATGCTTTGACTTCCTATGCCGATCGTGGAAGCAAATTTGACGATTTCAGATTGCCAGGTGCCATTTTCAAGCTCAAGGTTGACAATACTCATCCTATGGGTTTTGGATACCCTGATCACTACTTCACCATCAAGACCAATGGCTCAAGACTAGCCTACTTACCCAATGGTTGGAACGTGGGCATCATTGAAAGTGAGGCTTCACATGTAGCGGGAGTAGCAGGTAAAAAAGCTAAAGAGCAATTAGCAAAATCCATGGTATACGGGGTTGAAAATATGGGTAGAGGTGCCATGGTTTATATGGCTGACAACCCACTTTTCAGGGCTTTCTGGGAAAACGGAAAAATGTTCGTGGCCAATGCCTTATTTATGGTTGGGCAATAGTACGTGCTAAGAGATGAAAAGGTGGTTTAAGAGTACTTCTTAAACCACCTTTTTTTATTTATAGGTTTTAAGTATCAAGCCTGTTCCGATTTTCTTACCCAGTTCTTGAATCTCAAAGGATATACCTTTCTTGATCTTTATCTTTTTTCGAAGCCTTACAGCAACTACTCCGGTATCTCCAGCTCGGAAAATATTTACTCCTTTTGGCAATCGAATTCTACCTTTGCTCTTCGATTCTCCGATAACAAAGTCTACCTCAAAACTACCATAGAACGGTATTTTTCTACCTCCGTCTGCCTTAGCAGTCAGTTTGATATTGGCTTTGAACTCATCTGAGACGATTACAGTATCAGAATCACTCCAATTAGCTATCTCACTGTCAAATGTAGGTTGAGGTAAGGGTAGGTTGGCCCTAGCGGAATATTTCGTTGAAAGAATAATGCCGAAGAGGGCAATCGCAAGCGTTGATAAAAAACTCCGTTTTATGGTCATAGCACATCATGAATTAAAGCACACGATCCAATGAACAGCCAATGGATGCATGGGTATTTCACAATGTTCTGGTGGGATTGAATTAACGACTAGAGATCAGCCGCTCACTTAATTTATGGCTAATTATGGCTATAACCAAACACAGCTTCAATTCTAGCCAGGGCCAAGGATATCTTCAGAGCCTCTCTTTTTCTTTAACAACAGCAGCTAAGGCCTTTCTTGTAAGGTCACAGAATTCAGAGATTATGCCATTTTCGGTCTCTTGTTCTAAAACCTTATCATATAAAGATTTTCGATTGGCAATCAACTGCTCATTTCCTAAGTAGCTTATGCTAGGGTTAATCTTGTGCAAGACCTTTCGAAGTTGCTCTTGATTATTTTCGCTTTCGGCCTTCTTTAGGTTAGACAATTCGACAGGCAACGTCTCTAGTATTGTATTTAAGATTTCTTTCATCAAGGCCTTATCGCCACTCGTTGAAGCTTCAAGGTTGTCCAAGTTGATCGCTACTTCGGTTTCCTCGGCCATGAGAATATCCATAAGGCTATTGGTCGCAATAGGCTTTTTAAGGTAGTGACTACCATAGATTTCATTCAGCTCCTTTGTGGGGACGTCATCACCCGATAAGAAGATCACTTTGGTAAATTGATTAGGCCCTTTAGTGGCTCTTAAACCCTTTATAGCAGAAATCATATTTCCGTCTGGCAGGTTTACATCTGAAACTATAAAATCGTATGTCTGCTTTTGTATCTCATTATTAAAGGCCTCCACAGTTTCTGAAAATGTTGCCTGGATTTCTGCCTCAGATACAATCCCTTTTAATAGCACGAGGCCAATCTCATCATCCTCCACAAAAAGTACTTTCAAATGACCTAAGTCGGGCAAAACTGAGTTGACCTCACTAACTACGTCCCGTTCAGACATCTGAAATTCTAACTCAAAGCTCATGGAAGTCCCGACTCCTTTTTGGCTTTCAATTTTCAGCGCTCCTCCCATTAATCCAATCAGCTGCTGAGCAATACCTAATCCAAGTCCCGTTCCACCATACTTCACATGGTCTTGTCCATCTGCCTGAGCATAAGGCTCCAGGATCTGCTTGACATCTGCTTCAGACATTCCCTTTCCTGTATCAGTAATTGTAAAGCCAAGCTTGTGCCCAAGCTCGGAGGAGTTCACATTGATGGACAGACTCACACTACCTCTTTCGGTAAACTTAAGTGCATTTCCCAACAGGTTGTAAATCACTTGTGAAAGCCTCACCTCATCGCCCTCGATCATTATTGGAATTGCAGTATCAAGGTGGGTATCTAAAACCACTCCTTTCTCAGAGGCACCCACTTCAAAGCCCTTTAAAATACGGCCGAGCATTTGCCGCAGGTCGAAGGCATCAGAAGTCAATCTAAACTTGCCTGCCTCTATCTTGGAAAGGTCCAGCACATCATTGATAATGGCATTCAGATGATTTGAAGTTGCCTTGAGCGCGGTAAGATATTCATGGTCTCTGAGACCCTTTGTAGATTTTAAAAGATCAATGAGTCCTGAAATACTATTCAGTGGGGTTCGCATTTCATGACTGACCTCTGCAAAAAACTGCTCTTTGAATTTTTGTATGCGCTGCAATTCATCATTCTTATAATTCAGCAACTCTTTTTCCATTTCCAGATACTTGCGCTGAATTTCTAGAAACTCTTCATTGATTGCGGACTCATTACGTTCTTGCTGAACTTGTGCGATTTGGGCCTTGTCCTTACTCCGGTCTTGTATAATCCACTGAATTCGGATATTATCGGTCTTTACAAACTCCATGGCAAAGAGTCCCTCAGTCCCTTCATTCCACTCTATCGCTTCAAAAGTGAGCCTTTCCCCAAGGGGCAAACCTGGGAAAACTTCTTCTATACTCTTGAGAAAATCGAACTGGTCAAAAACCGATCGTTTGGTCTCCACACTGAACAGCGTATTACAAGTATCTATGACCTCTCCGTTGGTATGGAAAATAACTACCTGAGAGATGGGAGCAATCAGCTGTAATTTGATTCGGTCAATGTTTGAAATGTGATCGTACATTAGACCATTTTTTCAGCGAGTTGTTTGAACGCCTCTTCCACATGAAGGCCTGTCTTAGCACTTGTTTCAAAAACTCCCTGGACCGGCAATCGAGACAGAATCATTCCCCGTTCCTCATCATTTACCAAATCCATCTTATTCGCTAAAACCTGCA
Coding sequences:
- a CDS encoding ATP-binding protein; amino-acid sequence: MYDHISNIDRIKLQLIAPISQVVIFHTNGEVIDTCNTLFSVETKRSVFDQFDFLKSIEEVFPGLPLGERLTFEAIEWNEGTEGLFAMEFVKTDNIRIQWIIQDRSKDKAQIAQVQQERNESAINEEFLEIQRKYLEMEKELLNYKNDELQRIQKFKEQFFAEVSHEMRTPLNSISGLIDLLKSTKGLRDHEYLTALKATSNHLNAIINDVLDLSKIEAGKFRLTSDAFDLRQMLGRILKGFEVGASEKGVVLDTHLDTAIPIMIEGDEVRLSQVIYNLLGNALKFTERGSVSLSINVNSSELGHKLGFTITDTGKGMSEADVKQILEPYAQADGQDHVKYGGTGLGLGIAQQLIGLMGGALKIESQKGVGTSMSFELEFQMSERDVVSEVNSVLPDLGHLKVLFVEDDEIGLVLLKGIVSEAEIQATFSETVEAFNNEIQKQTYDFIVSDVNLPDGNMISAIKGLRATKGPNQFTKVIFLSGDDVPTKELNEIYGSHYLKKPIATNSLMDILMAEETEVAINLDNLEASTSGDKALMKEILNTILETLPVELSNLKKAESENNQEQLRKVLHKINPSISYLGNEQLIANRKSLYDKVLEQETENGIISEFCDLTRKALAAVVKEKERL